Proteins found in one Pseudomonas marvdashtae genomic segment:
- a CDS encoding spermidine synthase, with protein sequence MTEERVEHLLAEVHDQFGMIRVFEVADYRFLEFGDAIEQSCVFTADPSWLEYDYTRAMLIGALCHERPESALFLGLGAGTLTQACLKFLPLEDVEAIELRPDVPRLAIEYLGLDDDPRLYIRVGDALELLETAESADLIFVDLYTDVGPGVGHLAWGFLENCQKRLNPGGWLVINQWATDDGKPLGAALLRGLYHRHYWELPVKEGNVILIVPADLDQELDRDALISRAEGLAPRLGYSLQSLIKAIRPAT encoded by the coding sequence ATGACAGAGGAGCGCGTCGAGCATTTGCTCGCCGAGGTGCATGACCAGTTCGGCATGATTCGCGTGTTCGAGGTGGCCGACTACCGGTTTCTCGAATTTGGCGACGCCATCGAGCAGAGCTGCGTGTTCACGGCCGATCCGAGCTGGCTCGAATATGACTACACCCGCGCCATGCTCATCGGTGCGTTGTGTCACGAGCGGCCGGAGAGTGCGCTGTTCCTGGGCTTGGGCGCCGGTACGCTGACCCAGGCGTGCCTCAAGTTCCTGCCATTGGAGGACGTCGAGGCCATCGAGCTGCGGCCCGATGTGCCGCGCCTGGCTATCGAATACCTGGGGCTGGACGACGATCCGCGATTGTACATTCGCGTTGGCGATGCCTTGGAATTGCTTGAAACGGCGGAGTCGGCGGACCTGATTTTCGTCGACCTTTATACCGATGTCGGTCCCGGTGTCGGGCATCTGGCGTGGGGTTTCCTGGAAAACTGTCAAAAACGCCTCAATCCGGGCGGCTGGCTGGTGATCAACCAATGGGCCACCGACGATGGCAAGCCCCTGGGCGCGGCGCTGTTGCGCGGCCTGTACCATCGGCACTATTGGGAGTTGCCGGTGAAGGAGGGCAACGTGATCCTGATCGTGCCGGCGGATCTCGATCAGGAACTGGATAGGGACGCACTGATATCCCGAGCCGAAGGGCTGGCGCCGCGATTGGGCTATTCGTTGCAGTCGTTGATCAAGGCCATTCGCCCGGCGACGTGA
- a CDS encoding glutathione peroxidase, translating to MTDNLLSIPCTTIKGEQKTLADFAGKAVLVVNTASQCGFTPQYKGLETLWQSYKDQGLVVLGFPCNQFGKQEPGNEGAISEFCELNFGVSFPLFKKVEVNGANAHPLFVQLKQRAPGLLGSKGIKWNFTKFLIGKDGQVVKRFAPTTKPQDLTAEIEALLK from the coding sequence ATGACCGACAACCTGTTGAGCATCCCTTGCACGACCATCAAGGGCGAACAAAAGACCCTTGCCGATTTCGCCGGCAAGGCGGTACTGGTGGTCAATACCGCCAGCCAGTGCGGCTTCACCCCGCAGTACAAGGGCCTTGAGACGTTGTGGCAGTCCTACAAGGACCAAGGGCTGGTGGTGCTGGGCTTTCCTTGCAACCAATTCGGCAAGCAGGAACCAGGTAATGAGGGGGCGATTTCCGAATTTTGCGAGCTCAACTTCGGCGTTAGTTTCCCGCTGTTCAAGAAGGTCGAAGTCAACGGTGCCAACGCCCATCCGCTGTTCGTCCAGCTCAAGCAGCGGGCGCCGGGTCTGCTGGGGTCCAAGGGTATCAAGTGGAATTTCACCAAGTTCCTGATTGGCAAGGACGGTCAGGTGGTCAAGCGCTTTGCCCCAACCACCAAGCCCCAGGACCTTACCGCTGAGATCGAAGCCCTGCTCAAATGA
- a CDS encoding thiopurine S-methyltransferase, translating to MEPEFWHKRWAANQIGFHLPQVNPYLQRFWPQLGLPQGTRVLVPLCGKTLDLLWLAQQGCSVLGVELSEKAVSDFFLEQQLEPSVTEEGAFKVFRTADIEIRCGDFFALTAADVADCATLYDRAALIALPAPMRERYVAHLQGILPDCVGLLITLDYNQDEMPGPPFSVGHDEVQRLLGAAWQLEILQEQDVLGESWKFLQAGVKRLEERVYLISRL from the coding sequence ATGGAGCCGGAGTTTTGGCATAAGCGTTGGGCTGCGAACCAGATCGGTTTTCACCTGCCGCAAGTGAACCCTTATCTGCAGCGTTTCTGGCCGCAACTGGGATTGCCCCAGGGAACTCGAGTGCTGGTGCCTCTTTGCGGCAAGACCCTGGATTTGCTGTGGTTGGCGCAACAAGGGTGCTCGGTGCTGGGCGTGGAGCTTTCGGAAAAAGCCGTCAGCGATTTTTTCCTCGAGCAGCAGCTTGAACCGAGCGTGACTGAAGAGGGCGCGTTCAAGGTGTTTCGAACCGCAGACATTGAAATTCGCTGTGGGGATTTCTTTGCGTTGACGGCGGCGGATGTGGCGGATTGCGCGACGCTGTATGACCGCGCTGCGTTGATCGCCTTGCCTGCGCCGATGCGCGAGCGGTACGTGGCCCATCTGCAGGGCATCTTGCCGGACTGCGTCGGGCTGTTGATTACGCTCGATTACAACCAGGACGAAATGCCTGGACCGCCGTTCTCCGTTGGGCATGACGAGGTACAGCGGTTGCTGGGTGCAGCTTGGCAATTGGAGATCTTGCAGGAACAGGATGTGCTGGGAGAGAGCTGGAAGTTCTTGCAGGCGGGAGTGAAACGTCTGGAGGAGCGGGTGTATCTCATATCCCGTCTCTGA
- a CDS encoding class II 3-deoxy-7-phosphoheptulonate synthase — protein MSQPWSPDSWRALPIQQQPRYPDAAHLLQVEQTLASYPPLVFAGEARELRRQFAEVTQGRAFLLQGGDCAESFAEFSAAKIRDTFKVLLQMAIVMTFAAGCPVVKVGRMAGQFAKPRSANDETIDGVTLPAYRGDIVNGIGFDEKSRVPDPERLLQSYHQSTATLNLLRAFAQGGFADLHQVHKWNLDFIANSALAEKYSHLADRIDETLAFMRACGMDSSPQLRETSFFTAHEALLLNYEEAFVRRDSLTNDYYDCSAHMLWIGDRTRQLDGAHVEFLRGVNNPIGVKVGPSMNPDDLIRLIDVLNPDNDPGRLNLIARMGANKVGEHLPPLLRAVQREGKQVLWSSDPMHGNTIKASSGYKTRDFAQILGEVKQFFQVHEAEGTYAGGIHIEMTGQNVTECIGGARPITEDGLSDRYHTHCDPRMNADQSLELAFLIAETLKQVKR, from the coding sequence ATGAGCCAACCCTGGAGCCCTGACAGCTGGCGCGCCCTGCCGATCCAGCAACAACCCCGCTACCCCGACGCCGCGCACCTGTTGCAGGTGGAGCAGACCCTGGCCAGTTATCCGCCACTGGTGTTTGCCGGTGAAGCCCGGGAGTTGCGCCGTCAGTTCGCCGAGGTGACCCAGGGCCGGGCGTTCCTGCTGCAAGGCGGCGACTGCGCCGAAAGCTTTGCCGAGTTCTCGGCGGCGAAGATCCGCGACACCTTCAAGGTGCTCTTGCAGATGGCGATCGTCATGACGTTTGCCGCCGGCTGTCCGGTGGTCAAGGTCGGGCGCATGGCCGGGCAATTCGCCAAGCCGCGCTCAGCCAACGATGAAACCATCGATGGCGTGACCCTGCCGGCCTACCGGGGCGACATCGTCAACGGTATCGGTTTCGACGAAAAAAGCCGCGTACCGGACCCGGAGCGGTTGCTGCAGTCCTACCACCAGTCCACCGCCACCTTGAACCTGCTGCGGGCCTTTGCCCAAGGCGGTTTTGCCGATCTGCACCAGGTGCACAAATGGAACCTGGACTTCATCGCCAACTCGGCCCTGGCGGAAAAATACAGCCACCTGGCCGACCGCATCGATGAAACCCTGGCGTTCATGCGCGCCTGCGGCATGGACAGTTCGCCGCAATTGCGCGAAACCAGTTTCTTCACCGCCCACGAAGCGCTGCTGCTGAATTACGAAGAAGCCTTCGTGCGCCGTGACAGCCTGACCAATGACTATTACGACTGCTCGGCCCATATGTTGTGGATCGGCGACCGTACCCGCCAATTGGACGGTGCCCACGTCGAATTCCTGCGCGGGGTGAACAACCCGATCGGCGTCAAGGTCGGCCCAAGCATGAACCCTGACGACCTGATCCGCCTGATCGATGTGCTCAACCCGGACAATGACCCCGGTCGGTTGAACCTCATCGCGCGGATGGGCGCCAACAAGGTGGGTGAGCACCTGCCACCGCTGTTGCGCGCCGTGCAGCGTGAGGGCAAGCAAGTGCTGTGGAGCTCCGACCCGATGCACGGCAACACCATCAAGGCCAGCAGCGGCTACAAGACCCGGGATTTCGCGCAGATTCTTGGCGAAGTGAAGCAGTTCTTCCAGGTCCATGAAGCCGAAGGCACCTATGCCGGCGGCATTCATATCGAGATGACGGGGCAGAACGTCACCGAATGCATCGGTGGCGCGCGACCGATCACCGAGGACGGCCTGTCGGACCGCTACCACACCCACTGCGATCCACGGATGAACGCCGACCAGTCGCTGGAGTTGGCCTTCCTGATCGCCGAGACGTTGAAGCAGGTCAAGCGCTAG
- the htpX gene encoding protease HtpX — MMRILLFLATNLAVVLIASITLSLFGFNGFMAANGVDLNLNQLLIFCAVFGFAGSLFSLFISKWMAKMSTSTQIISQPRTRHEQWLLQTVEQLSREAGIKMPEVGIFPAYEANAFATGWNKNDALVAVSQGLLERFSPDEVKAVLAHEIGHVANGDMVTLALIQGVVNTFVMFFARIIGNFVDKVIFKNEEGQGIAYYVATIFAELVLGILASAIVMWFSRKREFRADDAGARLAGTSAMIGALQRLRAEQGLPVHMPDTLNAFGINGGVKQGLARMFMSHPPLEERIDALRRRG; from the coding sequence ATGATGCGCATCCTGCTGTTCTTGGCCACTAACCTGGCGGTCGTGCTGATTGCCAGCATCACCCTGAGCCTTTTCGGCTTCAACGGGTTCATGGCGGCCAACGGGGTTGATCTCAACCTCAATCAGCTGCTGATCTTCTGTGCGGTGTTCGGTTTCGCCGGTTCCCTGTTCTCGCTGTTCATCTCCAAGTGGATGGCGAAGATGAGCACCAGCACCCAGATCATCAGCCAGCCGCGCACTCGCCACGAACAATGGCTGCTGCAAACCGTCGAGCAGCTGTCCCGTGAAGCCGGGATCAAGATGCCGGAAGTCGGGATCTTCCCAGCCTACGAGGCCAACGCCTTCGCCACCGGCTGGAACAAGAACGACGCACTGGTCGCCGTCAGCCAGGGCCTGCTCGAGCGGTTCTCGCCCGATGAAGTCAAGGCCGTGCTGGCCCACGAGATCGGCCACGTTGCCAACGGCGACATGGTGACCCTCGCGCTGATCCAGGGCGTGGTGAACACCTTCGTGATGTTCTTCGCCCGTATCATCGGCAACTTCGTCGACAAAGTGATCTTCAAGAACGAAGAAGGCCAGGGTATCGCCTACTACGTGGCGACCATCTTCGCCGAGCTGGTCCTGGGCATCCTCGCCAGCGCCATCGTCATGTGGTTCTCGCGCAAACGCGAATTCCGCGCCGACGACGCCGGTGCACGCCTGGCAGGCACCAGCGCCATGATTGGCGCCCTGCAGCGCCTGCGCGCCGAGCAAGGCCTGCCGGTGCACATGCCCGATACCCTGAATGCCTTTGGCATCAACGGTGGCGTCAAGCAGGGCCTGGCTCGCATGTTCATGAGCCACCCGCCGCTGGAAGAACGTATCGACGCGCTGCGTCGCCGCGGCTGA
- a CDS encoding pyridoxal phosphate-dependent aminotransferase, whose amino-acid sequence MQVSKSNKLANVCYDIRGPVLKHAKRLEEEGHRILKLNIGNPAPFGFEAPDEILQDVIRNLPTAQGYSDSKGLFSARKAVMQYYQQKQVEGIGIEDIYLGNGVSELIVMSMQALLNNGDEVLVPAPDYPLWTAAVSLSGGNPVHYLCDEQANWFPDLADIKAKITPNTKALVIINPNNPTGAVYSREVLLGMLELARQHNLVVFSDEIYDKILYDDAVHVCTASLAPDLLCLTFNGLSKSYRVAGFRSGWIAISGPKHHAQSYIEGIDMLANMRLCANVPSQHAIQTALGGYQSINDLVLPQGRLLEQRNRTWELLNDIPGVSCVKPMGALYAFPRIDPKVCPIHNDEKFVLDLLLSEKLLVVQGTAFNWPWPDHFRVVTLPRVDDLDQAIGRIGNFLKSYRQ is encoded by the coding sequence ATGCAGGTCAGCAAATCGAACAAGCTCGCCAACGTCTGCTACGACATTCGCGGCCCGGTGCTCAAGCACGCCAAGCGCCTGGAAGAGGAAGGCCACCGCATCCTCAAGCTGAACATCGGCAACCCGGCGCCCTTTGGTTTCGAAGCGCCCGATGAGATCCTCCAGGACGTCATCCGCAACCTGCCGACCGCCCAGGGCTACAGCGATTCCAAGGGCTTGTTCAGCGCGCGCAAGGCGGTGATGCAGTACTACCAGCAAAAGCAGGTCGAAGGCATCGGCATCGAGGATATCTACCTGGGCAACGGCGTATCCGAGCTGATCGTCATGTCCATGCAGGCCCTGCTCAACAACGGCGACGAAGTGCTGGTGCCCGCTCCGGACTACCCGTTGTGGACCGCCGCCGTGAGCCTGTCCGGCGGTAACCCGGTGCATTACCTGTGCGACGAGCAGGCGAACTGGTTCCCTGACCTGGCGGACATCAAGGCCAAGATCACGCCAAACACCAAGGCGCTGGTGATCATCAACCCGAACAACCCAACCGGCGCCGTGTATTCCCGAGAGGTGCTGCTGGGTATGCTCGAACTGGCCCGCCAGCACAACCTGGTGGTGTTCTCCGACGAGATCTACGACAAGATCCTGTACGACGACGCCGTGCACGTGTGCACCGCCTCCCTGGCGCCGGACCTGTTGTGCCTGACCTTCAACGGCTTGTCCAAGTCCTATCGCGTCGCCGGCTTCCGCTCCGGCTGGATCGCCATCTCCGGTCCCAAGCATCACGCCCAGAGCTACATCGAAGGCATCGACATGCTGGCCAACATGCGCTTGTGCGCCAACGTGCCGAGCCAGCACGCGATCCAGACGGCGCTGGGTGGCTACCAGAGCATCAACGACCTCGTCCTGCCCCAGGGCAGGTTGCTGGAACAGCGCAATCGCACCTGGGAATTGCTCAACGACATTCCTGGCGTCAGCTGCGTCAAGCCAATGGGCGCCTTGTATGCGTTCCCGCGGATCGACCCGAAGGTCTGTCCGATCCATAACGATGAAAAGTTCGTCCTCGACCTGCTGCTGTCCGAGAAGCTGCTGGTCGTTCAGGGTACGGCGTTCAACTGGCCATGGCCGGATCATTTCCGCGTCGTGACGCTGCCGCGGGTCGATGACCTGGACCAGGCCATTGGCCGCATCGGCAACTTCCTCAAGTCCTACCGCCAGTAA
- a CDS encoding LysR substrate-binding domain-containing protein, translating into MSSYPSIDTEVLRTFVAIADQGGFTRAGELVNRTQSAVSMQMKRLEEDVLQRRLFERDGRQVKLTAEGQVLLGYARRILKLHSEVFNTLREPHMVGTVRIGTPDDYVMRFLPGILQRFAQFYPLIEIEVHCESSKQLLLRQDLDLSIVTRKPGDEIGQLLRKERFVWAEAACFNVHEQTPLPLAMFNSDCFCRQWACNALDAMGRDYRVAYNSSSLSALMAVVGAGLAITAQLESLLTPDMRVLGEAENLPELPEASIMLIRNLHNPSPITECLAEHIVEGFKL; encoded by the coding sequence TTGTCGAGTTACCCGAGCATCGATACGGAAGTGCTGCGTACCTTCGTCGCCATCGCCGACCAGGGCGGCTTTACCCGCGCCGGCGAGCTGGTCAACCGCACGCAGTCCGCCGTCAGCATGCAGATGAAGCGCCTCGAGGAAGACGTGTTGCAGCGCCGCCTGTTCGAGCGCGACGGACGGCAGGTCAAGCTCACCGCTGAAGGCCAGGTCTTGTTGGGTTATGCCCGGCGGATCCTCAAGCTGCACAGCGAAGTGTTCAATACCCTGCGCGAACCGCACATGGTCGGTACCGTGCGCATCGGCACGCCGGACGATTATGTGATGCGCTTCCTGCCGGGAATCCTGCAGCGCTTCGCCCAGTTTTATCCGCTGATCGAAATCGAGGTGCACTGCGAGTCGTCCAAGCAGTTGTTGCTGCGCCAGGACCTGGACCTGTCCATCGTCACCCGCAAGCCAGGCGATGAAATTGGCCAGTTGCTGCGCAAGGAGCGTTTTGTCTGGGCCGAAGCCGCCTGTTTCAACGTCCATGAACAAACACCGCTGCCGCTGGCGATGTTCAACAGTGATTGTTTCTGTCGACAATGGGCCTGCAATGCGCTGGATGCCATGGGCCGCGATTATCGCGTGGCGTACAACAGCTCGAGCCTTTCAGCGCTCATGGCGGTGGTCGGCGCGGGCCTGGCGATCACCGCACAATTGGAAAGCCTGCTGACACCTGACATGCGCGTGCTCGGCGAGGCCGAGAACCTGCCGGAGCTGCCCGAAGCCAGCATCATGCTGATCCGCAACCTGCACAACCCGTCGCCAATCACTGAATGCCTGGCCGAGCACATCGTCGAAGGTTTCAAACTTTAA
- a CDS encoding DEAD/DEAH box helicase — MTQETGGFAAFNLNPNILAAVIATGYEEPSAIQQQSIPIIMAGHDMIGQAQTGTGKTAAFALPILHRIDPAKREPQALILAPTRELALQVATAFETYSKQMPGVTVVAVYGGAPMGPQLKAIRNGAQIVVATPGRLCDHLRRDEKVLATVNHLVLDEADEMLKLGFMDDLEVIFKSLPATRQTVLFSATLPQSIRAIAERHLRDPQHVKIQTKTQTVTAIEQAHLLVHADQKTSAVLSLLEVEDFDALIMFVRTKQATLDLASALEAKGYKAAALNGDIAQNQRERVIDSLKDGRLDIVVATDVAARGLDVPRITHVFNVDMPYDPESYVHRIGRTGRAGREGRALLLVTPRERRMLQVIERVTGQKVAEVRLPDAQAVLDARIKKLTNSLSPLVADAESTHGDLLDRLTADIGCTPRALAAALLRKATNGQALTLAAIEKERPLVPNNAPRGDRPERTGDRPDRGDRERRAPIPLAEGRARCRTALGARDGIAAKNLLGAILNEGGLAREAIGRIQVRDSFSLVELPEDGLEKLLTKLKDTRVAGKQLKLRRYRED; from the coding sequence ATGACCCAGGAAACCGGCGGCTTCGCCGCTTTTAATCTCAACCCGAACATTCTTGCAGCCGTCATTGCGACCGGCTACGAAGAACCTTCGGCGATTCAGCAGCAATCGATCCCGATCATCATGGCCGGCCACGACATGATTGGCCAGGCGCAAACCGGTACGGGTAAAACCGCTGCGTTCGCCCTGCCGATCCTGCATCGCATCGATCCTGCCAAGCGCGAGCCGCAAGCCCTGATCCTGGCGCCAACCCGTGAGTTGGCGCTGCAAGTAGCAACCGCTTTCGAAACCTACTCCAAGCAAATGCCTGGCGTTACCGTTGTGGCCGTTTACGGCGGCGCCCCGATGGGCCCACAACTGAAAGCCATCCGTAATGGCGCGCAGATCGTTGTCGCCACCCCGGGTCGCCTGTGCGACCACCTGCGTCGTGATGAAAAAGTCCTGGCTACCGTGAACCACCTGGTTCTCGACGAAGCCGACGAAATGCTCAAGCTGGGCTTCATGGATGACCTGGAAGTCATCTTCAAGTCCCTGCCGGCAACTCGCCAGACCGTATTGTTCTCGGCCACCCTGCCGCAATCGATCCGTGCCATTGCCGAGCGCCACCTGCGCGATCCGCAACACGTCAAGATCCAGACCAAGACCCAGACCGTCACCGCGATCGAACAGGCTCACCTGCTGGTTCACGCTGACCAGAAGACTTCCGCCGTTCTCAGCTTGCTGGAAGTGGAAGACTTCGACGCCCTGATCATGTTCGTGCGCACCAAGCAAGCGACCCTGGACCTGGCCAGCGCCCTGGAAGCCAAAGGCTACAAAGCCGCTGCGCTGAACGGCGACATTGCCCAGAACCAGCGTGAGCGCGTGATCGACTCCCTCAAGGATGGCCGCCTGGACATCGTTGTGGCGACCGACGTTGCTGCCCGTGGCCTGGACGTTCCGCGCATCACCCACGTGTTCAACGTGGACATGCCGTACGATCCGGAATCCTACGTGCACCGTATCGGCCGTACCGGCCGTGCGGGTCGCGAAGGCCGTGCGCTGCTGCTGGTCACCCCGCGTGAACGCCGCATGCTGCAAGTGATCGAGCGTGTCACCGGGCAGAAGGTGGCTGAAGTTCGCCTGCCGGACGCCCAGGCCGTTCTCGATGCCCGCATCAAGAAACTGACCAACAGCCTGTCGCCACTGGTGGCTGACGCCGAGTCGACCCACGGTGATCTGCTCGATCGCCTGACCGCCGACATCGGTTGCACTCCACGTGCCCTGGCCGCTGCGCTGCTGCGCAAGGCCACCAACGGTCAGGCGCTGACCCTGGCCGCGATCGAGAAGGAACGTCCGCTGGTGCCGAACAACGCACCGCGTGGCGATCGTCCAGAGCGTACCGGTGATCGTCCCGACCGTGGTGATCGCGAGCGTCGCGCGCCGATCCCGCTGGCCGAAGGTCGTGCGCGCTGCCGCACCGCGCTGGGTGCTCGTGACGGCATTGCCGCCAAGAATCTGCTGGGCGCCATTCTCAACGAAGGTGGCCTGGCCCGCGAAGCCATCGGTCGCATCCAGGTGCGTGACAGCTTCAGCCTGGTGGAATTGCCGGAAGATGGCTTGGAGAAGTTGTTGACCAAGCTCAAGGACACTCGTGTGGCCGGCAAGCAGCTCAAACTGCGCCGTTACCGCGAGGATTGA
- the msrB gene encoding peptide-methionine (R)-S-oxide reductase MsrB — protein sequence MEKLEKTLEEWRAMLDPEQYNVCRLKGTERPFSGKYNDTKIDGVYHCICCKEPLFDSQTKFDSGCGWPSFYAPLEGSAVVEVRDVSHGMIRTEVVCAKCDAHLGHVFPDGPPPTGLRYCINSVCLDLVPRE from the coding sequence ATGGAAAAGTTGGAAAAAACCCTTGAAGAATGGCGTGCGATGCTCGACCCGGAGCAGTACAACGTCTGCCGGTTGAAAGGCACCGAGCGGCCGTTCTCCGGTAAATACAACGACACCAAGATCGACGGTGTGTACCACTGCATTTGCTGCAAGGAACCGCTGTTCGATTCGCAGACCAAGTTTGATTCCGGCTGCGGCTGGCCGAGCTTTTACGCGCCGCTCGAAGGCAGCGCAGTGGTGGAGGTGCGCGATGTCAGCCACGGCATGATCCGCACCGAAGTGGTCTGCGCCAAGTGCGATGCGCACCTGGGCCACGTCTTTCCGGATGGTCCGCCGCCGACCGGCCTGCGTTACTGCATCAACTCGGTGTGCCTGGATCTCGTGCCACGCGAGTAA
- a CDS encoding winged helix-turn-helix domain-containing protein, translating into MPATLSFTLKQARRLALAAQGFNGRLPPASVQASHVNRLIGRLGVLQIDSVNALVRSHYLPLFSRLGPYQRVLLDQAAWSQGRRRTLFEYWGHEASLLPMSMYPLMRWRMDRAARGEGVYQQLARFGQERQDVIRRVLQSVREQGAIGAGSLSTRQEKAGPWWDWSAEKHALEWLFAAGEVTVAGRRGFERLYDLPERVLPDSILQLPQPDEAQAQRALLLHAVDALGIGTEKDLRDYFRLGPAESRARLAELEETGELVRCQVQEWKQPAWCRPTATVPRKVAASALLSPFDSLVWERSRTERLFDFRYRLEIYTPEHKRVYGYYVLPFLHNERIAARLDLRAERALSRLAVHAVHEQEPGLDEEGMQALALNLRRMADWLGLERVQLNCRRDGGVRLARALTQVGSA; encoded by the coding sequence ATGCCCGCGACTCTGTCCTTTACCCTCAAACAGGCCCGGCGCCTGGCGTTGGCCGCCCAAGGATTCAATGGGCGGTTACCGCCAGCTTCGGTGCAAGCCTCCCACGTCAATCGCTTGATTGGACGTCTTGGCGTGCTGCAAATCGATTCAGTCAATGCACTGGTGCGCTCGCATTACCTCCCGCTGTTCTCACGTCTCGGTCCCTACCAACGCGTTTTGCTCGACCAGGCCGCCTGGAGCCAGGGACGCCGCCGCACGCTATTTGAATACTGGGGCCACGAAGCGTCGCTGCTGCCGATGTCGATGTACCCGCTGATGCGCTGGCGCATGGATCGGGCGGCCCGTGGCGAAGGTGTTTATCAGCAGCTGGCGCGTTTCGGCCAGGAGCGCCAGGACGTGATTCGCCGGGTGCTGCAGTCGGTTCGTGAACAAGGTGCGATTGGCGCGGGGAGCTTGTCCACGCGCCAGGAAAAGGCTGGTCCCTGGTGGGATTGGAGCGCCGAGAAACACGCGTTGGAGTGGCTGTTTGCGGCCGGCGAAGTGACAGTGGCGGGGCGGCGTGGCTTCGAGCGGCTGTATGACTTGCCGGAGCGGGTGCTGCCGGACTCGATTTTGCAGTTGCCGCAGCCGGACGAAGCCCAGGCCCAACGCGCTTTGCTCCTGCACGCGGTGGATGCCCTGGGCATCGGCACCGAAAAAGATCTGCGCGACTACTTCCGCCTCGGTCCGGCCGAGAGCCGTGCGCGGCTGGCCGAACTGGAAGAGACCGGTGAGCTGGTGCGCTGCCAAGTCCAGGAATGGAAGCAGCCGGCCTGGTGTCGACCGACTGCGACAGTTCCTCGCAAAGTGGCAGCCAGTGCGCTGCTCTCGCCGTTCGATTCGTTGGTCTGGGAGCGCAGTCGCACCGAGCGCTTGTTCGACTTCCGTTATCGCCTGGAAATCTACACGCCGGAGCACAAGCGAGTGTATGGCTATTACGTACTGCCGTTCCTGCACAACGAGCGGATCGCGGCTCGGCTGGACCTGCGGGCGGAGCGGGCCCTGAGTCGCCTGGCGGTGCATGCCGTGCACGAGCAAGAGCCTGGGCTGGACGAAGAGGGCATGCAGGCGCTGGCGCTGAATTTGCGGCGCATGGCCGATTGGTTGGGGTTGGAGCGGGTCCAGCTCAACTGCCGGCGGGACGGGGGCGTTCGATTGGCCAGAGCCTTGACGCAGGTCGGCAGCGCTTGA
- a CDS encoding DODA-type extradiol aromatic ring-opening family dioxygenase, with protein sequence MLPSLFISHGSPMLALEPGESGPALARLAAQLPRPKAIVIVSAHWESDELLVNANPQPRTWHDFGGFAPALYAVQYPAPGDPELAARVADLLVTAHLPARLDSARPFDHGVWVPLSLMYPAADIPVIQISLPSRQGPMLQTQVGQALASLRQEGILLIGSGSITHNLRDLDWNAGPDSVEPWAKAFRDWVVEQLAVDDEPALHDYRRQAPNAVRSHPSDEHLLPLYFARGAGGKFNVAHEGFTMGALGMDIYRFD encoded by the coding sequence ATGCTGCCCAGCCTGTTTATCTCCCATGGCTCACCCATGCTTGCCCTGGAACCCGGTGAAAGCGGCCCGGCATTGGCTCGCCTGGCGGCGCAACTGCCCAGGCCCAAAGCGATTGTGATTGTCTCGGCGCATTGGGAAAGCGATGAACTGTTGGTGAACGCCAACCCGCAGCCGCGCACCTGGCATGATTTCGGTGGGTTTGCGCCAGCCTTGTACGCGGTGCAATATCCCGCGCCCGGAGACCCGGAACTGGCTGCGCGCGTCGCCGATCTGCTGGTTACCGCGCACTTGCCGGCGCGTCTCGACTCGGCGCGGCCATTCGATCACGGCGTCTGGGTGCCGCTCTCCTTGATGTACCCCGCGGCAGATATTCCGGTGATACAGATTTCCCTGCCCAGCCGCCAAGGTCCGATGTTACAGACGCAGGTTGGCCAGGCCCTGGCGAGCCTGCGCCAGGAAGGCATCCTGCTGATCGGCTCCGGGAGCATCACGCATAACCTGCGCGACCTGGACTGGAACGCCGGTCCTGACAGCGTCGAGCCGTGGGCCAAGGCCTTCCGCGATTGGGTGGTCGAACAACTGGCGGTCGACGACGAGCCGGCGCTGCACGACTACCGTCGCCAAGCGCCCAACGCAGTACGCAGCCACCCCAGCGACGAACACTTGCTGCCGCTGTATTTTGCCCGGGGGGCCGGTGGAAAGTTCAACGTCGCCCATGAGGGATTCACGATGGGAGCGCTGGGGATGGACATTTATCGGTTCGATTGA
- a CDS encoding DUF1127 domain-containing protein, whose translation MKGQKGYLLIDKFSSQGFSLGALLHKFSRWYELHHERELLASMSDEALKDIGISRADVEKEVVRPFWDDPMHK comes from the coding sequence ATGAAAGGTCAAAAAGGTTATCTACTGATCGATAAATTCTCATCCCAGGGTTTTTCGCTCGGCGCGCTGTTGCACAAGTTTAGCCGCTGGTACGAATTGCACCACGAGCGCGAATTGCTGGCTTCGATGAGCGACGAGGCGCTCAAGGACATCGGCATCAGCCGTGCAGATGTGGAAAAGGAAGTGGTTCGGCCATTCTGGGATGACCCGATGCACAAATGA